A region of Streptomyces paludis DNA encodes the following proteins:
- a CDS encoding alpha/beta fold hydrolase, with protein MSSTEVPDSIAAAVVPKVSPVRVAEGERLRSVELPGLTLNVRSLPATRSGTPPALYVHGLGGSSRNWSALMPLLADLVDGEALDLPGFGDSAPPRDGDYSVAGHARAVVRLLDAGGRGPVHLFGNSLGGAVATQVAAARPDLVRTLTLVSPALPEIRVQRTALPTALIAVPGLAALFLRLTRHWTAEQRALGAMSVTYGNPAAVTESELRDAVADLERRLQLPHFWQAMAGSARGIVNAYTLGGQHGLWRRAERVLAPTLLVYGGRDQLVSYRMARRASTAFRDSRLLTLPDAGHVAMMEYPGQVAPSCRDFIGEYEARHAREDDR; from the coding sequence GTGAGTCCCGTACGGGTCGCGGAGGGCGAGCGGCTGCGCTCCGTCGAGCTGCCCGGGCTCACGCTGAACGTGAGATCGCTCCCCGCGACCCGCTCCGGGACGCCGCCCGCGCTGTACGTCCACGGGCTCGGCGGGTCCTCGCGGAACTGGTCGGCGCTGATGCCGCTGCTCGCCGACCTGGTCGACGGCGAGGCCCTCGATCTGCCCGGCTTCGGCGACTCGGCGCCGCCGCGCGACGGCGACTACTCCGTCGCCGGGCACGCGCGCGCCGTCGTTCGGCTGCTGGACGCGGGCGGGCGCGGTCCCGTCCATCTCTTCGGCAACTCGCTGGGTGGCGCGGTGGCCACCCAGGTCGCCGCCGCCCGGCCCGATCTGGTGCGGACCCTGACCCTGGTCTCGCCCGCGCTGCCGGAGATCCGGGTGCAGCGCACCGCGCTGCCGACCGCGCTGATCGCCGTGCCCGGACTGGCCGCGCTGTTCCTCCGGCTGACCAGGCACTGGACGGCGGAACAGCGGGCGCTCGGGGCGATGTCGGTCACCTACGGGAACCCCGCCGCGGTCACCGAGAGCGAGCTGCGCGACGCGGTGGCGGACCTGGAACGGCGGCTTCAACTACCGCATTTCTGGCAGGCGATGGCGGGCTCGGCGCGCGGTATCGTCAACGCGTACACGCTCGGCGGTCAACACGGTTTGTGGCGGCGGGCCGAGCGGGTGCTCGCGCCCACCCTGCTCGTCTACGGCGGGCGGGATCAGCTTGTTTCGTACCGTATGGCCCGAAGGGCGTCGACGGCTTTCCGTGATTCCCGCCTCCTGACCCTTCCGGACGCGGGACATGTCGCCATGATGGAGTACCCGGGACAGGTCGCGCCGAGTTGCCGGGACTTCATCGGCGAGTACGAGGCCCGGCACGCACGCGAAGACGACCGCTGA
- a CDS encoding DUF3152 domain-containing protein has protein sequence MGRHSRRGPVPQDAPRGTAGPADGGSGRRGYDGAECMDDYGTPAHGSPLYGYGTPSHGVPVYGAPAYGTPAHGTPQYGTPQYGTPAHGVPQVRGGHPEQRESGGGWGSATAAASTAAPAPAAPTGQRYGDWRGGPRTTGVRGAAPGATAPAPAAPRTVPAQAPAPAPGPVIPAPRREFVDAFDGFDAFQTSGGPAARPHARDGARSGVLTGEPDTAGAGGGTAGDGAASGHPGPEEPARAGKGRALTGIAAAALTTVLAVVVAGQVAGGDTDETGAAAAGSLDRAEAGEDTSRSVGRATPEQPGTSTASPAAPGAPAATYATLMTRQFALDPNLTGTGEFTAVPGVAKAPGKGKLVRYRVDIENGLGLDGELFADAVQKTLNDNRSWAHNGAMTFERVFSGQPDFVITLASPGTTGVWCAKSGLDTTVDNVSCDSAATDRVMVNAYRWAQGAKTFGPKAMFAYRQMLINHEVGHRLGHNHESCRTPGELAPVMQQQTKTLEIDGIKCRPNPWVYPTA, from the coding sequence GTGGGACGACACAGCCGCAGAGGTCCCGTACCCCAGGACGCGCCGCGCGGTACGGCGGGCCCGGCGGACGGCGGCAGCGGCCGGCGGGGGTACGACGGCGCCGAGTGCATGGACGACTACGGCACCCCCGCGCACGGCAGCCCGCTGTACGGGTACGGCACTCCGTCACACGGCGTCCCGGTGTACGGCGCCCCCGCCTACGGCACCCCGGCGCACGGCACCCCGCAGTACGGCACTCCCCAGTACGGCACCCCCGCGCACGGCGTGCCCCAGGTGCGCGGCGGCCACCCCGAACAGCGTGAGTCCGGGGGCGGTTGGGGCTCCGCGACCGCCGCCGCGTCCACCGCCGCCCCCGCCCCCGCCGCGCCCACCGGGCAGCGTTACGGCGACTGGCGCGGCGGCCCCCGTACCACCGGCGTGCGCGGTGCCGCGCCCGGGGCGACGGCGCCCGCTCCGGCGGCGCCGCGAACGGTCCCCGCGCAGGCCCCCGCCCCGGCCCCCGGGCCGGTGATACCCGCGCCCCGGCGCGAGTTCGTCGACGCGTTCGACGGTTTCGACGCGTTCCAGACGTCCGGCGGCCCGGCCGCCCGGCCCCACGCGCGGGACGGCGCCCGCTCCGGGGTCCTCACCGGTGAGCCGGACACCGCCGGGGCGGGCGGCGGTACGGCCGGCGACGGCGCCGCCAGCGGCCACCCCGGCCCGGAGGAACCGGCCAGGGCCGGCAAGGGCCGCGCCCTCACCGGGATCGCCGCCGCCGCGCTGACCACGGTCCTCGCGGTCGTCGTCGCCGGACAGGTCGCGGGCGGCGACACGGACGAGACCGGCGCCGCCGCGGCCGGGAGCCTGGACCGCGCGGAGGCGGGCGAGGACACCTCCCGCTCCGTGGGCCGGGCGACGCCCGAGCAGCCGGGCACATCGACGGCCTCCCCGGCGGCGCCCGGGGCGCCCGCCGCCACCTACGCGACGCTGATGACCCGGCAGTTCGCGCTCGACCCGAATCTGACGGGGACGGGCGAGTTCACCGCCGTCCCCGGCGTGGCCAAGGCGCCCGGCAAGGGGAAGCTCGTCCGCTACCGGGTGGACATCGAGAACGGACTCGGCCTCGACGGCGAGCTGTTCGCCGACGCCGTCCAGAAGACCCTGAACGACAACCGGAGTTGGGCCCACAACGGCGCCATGACCTTCGAGCGTGTCTTCAGCGGTCAGCCCGACTTCGTGATCACCCTGGCGAGTCCGGGCACCACCGGCGTCTGGTGCGCCAAATCCGGTCTCGACACCACCGTCGACAACGTCTCCTGCGACTCCGCCGCCACCGACCGCGTCATGGTCAACGCGTACCGCTGGGCACAGGGCGCGAAGACCTTCGGTCCCAAGGCGATGTTCGCCTACCGGCAGATGCTGATCAACCACGAAGTGGGGCACCGGCTCGGCCACAACCACGAGAGCTGCCGCACCCCCGGCGAACTGGCCCCGGTGATGCAGCAGCAGACCAAGACCCTGGAGATCGACGGCATCAAGTGCAGGCCCAACCCCTGGGTCTACCCCACGGCGTGA
- a CDS encoding Ms4533A family Cys-rich leader peptide, whose product MSSPHATVSGHAAFELALIGVTALCVADIICR is encoded by the coding sequence ATGTCGTCCCCCCACGCCACCGTCTCCGGTCATGCCGCCTTCGAGCTCGCGCTCATCGGCGTGACGGCGCTGTGCGTGGCCGACATCATCTGTCGCTGA
- a CDS encoding ABC transporter substrate-binding protein, which yields MRQPSVTHRRVAAAAITLVMAAGAVACGPDDNAAKKTDGASDGKPRKGGTLSVLNSDPQSTFDPARLYTSGGGNVPSLVFRTLTTRNRANGEAGTKVVPDLATDTGRPNKDATEWTYTLKDGLKFEDGTPITTADIKYGIERSFAAELSGGAPYLRDWLIGGADYEGPYKDKKGLASIETPDEKTIVFKLNKPEGDFPFVATQTQFAPVPKAKDTGAKYAEQPVSSGPYRVVSNEGDGQHIVLERNPHWSEKLDDQRHAYPDKIDVKSGLDAAVINQRLATSSGADAAAVTTDTNLGPAELAEVGSDKALAARVGTGHFGYTNYLAFNPKVKPFDNQKLREAISYAINRTSVINAAGGSALAEPATTFLPEQKAFGYTPYDHFPAGKTGDPAKAKELLKEAGYPKGLTISLTHSTVQNRETSPEVATAVQEALKQAGITVKLVGLDQNAFNEARWAYKGGPGFFLSRWGADWPSGGPFLAPIFDGRQIVKDGANFNHAQLNDPAVNKEIDEINKLTDPAAAAARWGELDKTIGAKALDVPLFHPVYKRLYGKDVKNIVISNWTGVLDISQVAVK from the coding sequence ATGCGTCAACCGTCCGTCACACACCGCCGCGTGGCCGCGGCCGCCATCACCCTGGTCATGGCGGCGGGCGCCGTCGCCTGCGGCCCCGATGACAACGCTGCCAAGAAGACGGACGGCGCGTCCGACGGCAAGCCGCGGAAGGGCGGCACGCTCTCGGTCCTGAACTCCGATCCGCAGAGCACCTTCGACCCGGCCCGGCTCTACACCTCCGGCGGCGGCAACGTCCCCTCGCTGGTCTTCCGTACGCTCACCACCCGCAACCGCGCCAACGGCGAGGCCGGCACGAAGGTCGTCCCCGACCTCGCCACCGACACCGGCCGTCCCAACAAGGACGCGACCGAGTGGACGTACACCCTCAAGGACGGGCTGAAGTTCGAGGACGGCACCCCGATCACCACCGCCGACATCAAGTACGGCATCGAGCGCTCCTTCGCCGCCGAGCTGTCCGGCGGCGCCCCCTACCTGCGCGACTGGCTGATCGGCGGCGCCGACTACGAGGGCCCGTACAAGGACAAGAAGGGCCTCGCCTCGATCGAGACGCCCGACGAGAAGACCATCGTCTTCAAGCTCAACAAGCCCGAGGGCGACTTCCCCTTCGTGGCCACACAGACGCAGTTCGCGCCGGTCCCCAAGGCCAAGGACACCGGCGCCAAGTACGCGGAGCAGCCCGTCTCCTCCGGCCCGTACCGGGTCGTCTCGAACGAGGGCGACGGCCAGCACATCGTCCTGGAGCGCAACCCGCACTGGTCGGAGAAGCTCGACGACCAGCGCCACGCCTACCCCGACAAGATCGACGTCAAGTCCGGTCTCGACGCGGCCGTCATCAACCAGCGGCTCGCCACCAGCTCGGGCGCCGACGCCGCCGCCGTCACCACCGACACCAACCTCGGCCCGGCCGAACTCGCCGAGGTCGGCAGCGACAAGGCGCTCGCCGCCCGGGTCGGCACCGGCCACTTCGGCTACACGAACTACCTGGCCTTCAACCCGAAGGTCAAGCCGTTCGACAACCAGAAGCTGCGCGAGGCGATCTCGTACGCCATCAACCGCACCAGCGTCATCAACGCGGCCGGCGGCTCCGCGCTCGCCGAGCCCGCGACCACCTTCCTGCCGGAGCAGAAGGCGTTCGGCTACACGCCGTACGACCACTTCCCGGCCGGCAAGACCGGTGACCCGGCCAAGGCCAAGGAGCTGCTCAAGGAGGCCGGCTACCCCAAGGGGCTGACGATCTCCCTCACCCACTCCACCGTCCAGAACCGGGAGACCAGCCCCGAGGTCGCCACCGCAGTTCAGGAGGCGCTCAAGCAGGCCGGGATCACGGTCAAGCTCGTCGGCCTCGACCAGAACGCCTTCAACGAGGCGCGCTGGGCCTACAAGGGCGGCCCCGGCTTCTTCCTCTCCCGCTGGGGCGCGGACTGGCCGTCCGGCGGTCCCTTCCTGGCCCCGATCTTCGACGGCCGCCAGATCGTCAAGGACGGCGCCAACTTCAACCACGCGCAGCTGAACGACCCGGCGGTCAACAAGGAGATCGACGAGATCAACAAGCTGACCGACCCGGCCGCCGCCGCCGCGCGCTGGGGCGAGCTGGACAAGACGATCGGCGCCAAGGCTCTCGACGTGCCGCTCTTCCACCCGGTCTACAAGCGGCTGTACGGCAAGGACGTCAAGAACATCGTCATCAGCAACTGGACCGGCGTGCTCGACATCTCGCAGGTCGCGGTCAAGTGA
- a CDS encoding ABC transporter permease gives MPGAAAGTPVPAASGARQVWRRLRGRPSALVAGGVLVLLVVLALAAPLLAAIEGQDANTYHDSLIDSARGGVPIGSFGGVSADHWLGVEPGTGRDLFVRMLYGARISLLVAVGATVVQVIIGVAVGLAAGLGNRLLDSFLSRVTDLMVALPMLVLAIALTAVVSDSFPRPLLLILVIGLLNWGGTARIVRAQTLTLKSLDFVAAARLSGSGRLRVARRELLPSLAAPVITYAAILVPMNIVNEASLSFLGIGVKPPTPSWGQMLSNAQTWFRADPMYVLLPAGALFVTVFAFTVLGDAVRTALDPREASRLRVGTRASGRAAARKGRTPGQNPAPEETAS, from the coding sequence GTGCCCGGGGCGGCGGCCGGGACCCCGGTCCCCGCCGCCTCGGGCGCGCGTCAGGTCTGGCGGCGGCTGCGCGGACGACCCTCGGCCCTGGTGGCCGGGGGCGTTCTCGTGCTGCTGGTCGTGCTGGCGCTGGCCGCGCCGCTGCTCGCCGCGATCGAGGGCCAGGACGCGAACACGTACCACGACTCGCTGATCGACTCCGCGCGCGGCGGCGTCCCGATCGGCTCCTTCGGCGGCGTGAGCGCCGACCACTGGCTGGGCGTCGAACCGGGCACCGGACGCGATCTGTTCGTCCGCATGCTGTACGGCGCCCGGATCTCGCTGCTCGTCGCGGTCGGCGCGACCGTGGTGCAGGTGATCATCGGAGTCGCGGTCGGCCTCGCCGCCGGACTCGGCAACCGGCTGCTGGACTCCTTCCTCAGCCGGGTCACCGATCTGATGGTCGCCCTGCCCATGCTCGTCCTCGCGATCGCCCTGACCGCCGTCGTCTCCGACAGCTTCCCGCGCCCGCTGCTGCTGATCCTGGTCATCGGACTGCTCAACTGGGGCGGTACGGCCCGGATCGTCCGGGCGCAGACCCTCACCCTCAAGAGCCTCGACTTCGTCGCCGCCGCCCGGCTCAGCGGCTCCGGCCGGCTGCGGGTCGCACGGCGCGAGCTGCTGCCGTCGCTGGCCGCGCCCGTCATCACGTACGCGGCGATCCTCGTCCCGATGAACATCGTGAACGAGGCGTCGCTGTCGTTCCTCGGCATCGGCGTCAAGCCGCCGACACCGTCGTGGGGGCAGATGCTGTCGAACGCGCAGACCTGGTTCCGGGCCGACCCGATGTACGTCCTGCTGCCCGCCGGAGCGCTGTTCGTGACGGTGTTCGCGTTCACCGTGCTGGGCGACGCGGTACGGACCGCGCTCGACCCGCGCGAGGCCAGCCGGCTGCGGGTCGGCACCCGCGCCTCCGGCCGGGCCGCCGCCCGCAAGGGCCGTACCCCCGGCCAGAACCCCGCTCCCGAGGAAACCGCCTCATGA
- a CDS encoding ABC transporter permease, whose product MTRYLLKRLGGALLVLLVLSVAIYALFYLAPGDPARLACGERCSTAQVDQVRERLGLGEPVLTQYAHFLQGIFVGRDYSTGTALLHCDAPCLGFSYKTDQQVTQLILDRAPATLSLAVGAMAVWLVVGVGTGLLSALRRGGITERVLTVITLAATGTPVFILGLLLLMLVCAYLRWLPFPSYVPLTDDPEQWAWNMLLPWLTLGFFESAKYARLTRSSTLETLAEDHIRTFRAYGVGERAIVGRHALRGALPPVIALNANDFGTVMGGAVLTETLFGIPGIGKTLVDAVRVVDLPVVVGVVLVTGTVVVLANVVADLLYAAADRRVALR is encoded by the coding sequence ATGACGCGCTACCTGCTCAAACGGCTCGGCGGCGCGCTGCTCGTCCTGCTCGTGCTCTCCGTGGCGATCTACGCGCTCTTCTATCTGGCCCCCGGCGACCCCGCCCGGCTGGCCTGCGGCGAGCGCTGCTCGACCGCGCAGGTCGACCAGGTACGGGAGCGGCTCGGGCTCGGGGAGCCGGTCCTCACCCAGTACGCCCACTTCCTCCAGGGCATCTTCGTCGGCCGCGACTACTCCACCGGTACGGCGCTGCTGCACTGCGACGCGCCGTGCCTCGGCTTCTCGTACAAGACCGACCAGCAGGTCACCCAGCTGATCCTGGACCGCGCCCCGGCCACCCTCTCCCTCGCCGTCGGCGCCATGGCCGTCTGGCTGGTCGTCGGGGTCGGCACCGGGCTGCTCTCGGCGCTGCGCCGGGGCGGGATCACCGAGCGCGTGCTGACCGTGATCACGCTCGCGGCGACCGGCACGCCCGTCTTCATCCTCGGGCTGCTGCTCCTGATGCTGGTCTGCGCGTACTTGCGGTGGCTGCCGTTCCCCTCGTACGTACCGCTGACGGACGACCCCGAGCAGTGGGCGTGGAACATGCTGCTGCCCTGGCTGACGCTGGGCTTCTTCGAGAGCGCCAAGTACGCCCGTTTGACGCGCAGTTCGACGCTGGAGACGCTGGCCGAGGACCATATCCGCACCTTCCGCGCGTACGGCGTGGGGGAGCGGGCGATCGTGGGCCGGCACGCGCTGCGCGGCGCCCTGCCGCCGGTGATCGCGCTCAACGCGAACGACTTCGGCACGGTGATGGGCGGGGCGGTGCTCACCGAGACACTGTTCGGCATCCCGGGGATCGGCAAGACGCTGGTCGACGCCGTGCGGGTGGTCGACCTTCCAGTGGTGGTGGGCGTCGTGCTCGTGACGGGCACGGTCGTCGTGCTGGCGAATGTGGTGGCCGACCTGCTCTACGCGGCGGCCGACCGAAGGGTGGCACTGCGATGA